The following proteins come from a genomic window of Deltaproteobacteria bacterium:
- the rbfA gene encoding 30S ribosome-binding factor RbfA: protein MPRSQDKRPQRVGQMLQQEISRLLTSGLHDPRIGFVTITEVRVAGDLRHARIYISAYTEKAEREESLAGLNAAAGFIKRELGQVLRLKFVPDLEFVLDETLDGAQRLEQVLGAIDRGDADAPDATAQETIAVTDNRSALHDRGRALDDQRRKENEEHRGNRRRKPARGQTGRKNPKRGK, encoded by the coding sequence ATGCCTCGCTCTCAAGATAAGCGCCCTCAGCGGGTCGGTCAGATGCTCCAACAAGAGATCAGCCGGCTTCTGACATCGGGCCTCCATGATCCTCGCATCGGATTTGTAACCATTACGGAAGTAAGGGTCGCCGGTGATTTACGCCATGCACGTATTTATATTTCGGCCTATACCGAAAAAGCTGAACGTGAAGAATCACTTGCCGGCCTAAATGCTGCTGCAGGGTTTATTAAGCGGGAGCTTGGCCAAGTATTGCGGCTTAAGTTCGTCCCCGATCTAGAGTTTGTTTTGGACGAAACACTCGACGGTGCGCAGCGGCTTGAACAAGTCTTGGGCGCTATTGATCGCGGCGACGCTGACGCACCGGATGCGACGGCGCAGGAGACCATTGCGGTTACGGATAATCGCAGCGCGCTTCATGATCGCGGCCGCGCTCTTGACGACCAGAGGCGCAAAGAAAACGAAGAGCACCGAGGCAACCGTCGCCGCAAACCCGCGCGCGGTCAGACAGGTCGTAAAAATCCCAAACGAGGTAAGTGA
- a CDS encoding glycosyltransferase family 2 protein: MTQSPLPISIIIITWNSAEVIEGCLESLRDQGAREIHIIDNGSQDATLEIIARSNLPIVLHQETENKGFSYACNEGLAKTELSYVFYLNDDATLRPGYLETLYTELENHPDGASAVGKMVYLEHGRQFIDSAGIDLGHYALRPLDRGHGEPDIGQYDQPCEIFGPSATATLYRRRSLLALCPRPFDEEFFAYYEDVDLAWRLGRRGYKHFYVPDAVVDHCRRGPDGKPSPLRARAFSNRYLLWAKNENPWRFLSYAPLALSWESVRLVKRLFSDPALLSSVPKTLLRSAAIVLKRSKKRGK; encoded by the coding sequence ATGACCCAATCTCCCCTACCGATTTCAATCATCATCATCACCTGGAACAGTGCCGAGGTGATCGAAGGTTGCCTAGAGTCTTTAAGAGACCAGGGTGCTCGGGAAATTCACATCATCGACAATGGATCTCAAGACGCTACGCTTGAGATTATAGCGCGCTCAAACTTGCCCATTGTTTTACATCAAGAAACTGAAAACAAAGGTTTCAGTTATGCCTGTAATGAAGGCTTGGCGAAAACTGAACTCTCTTATGTGTTTTATCTAAATGACGACGCTACTTTACGGCCTGGTTACTTAGAGACTTTGTACACCGAACTCGAGAATCATCCGGATGGAGCCAGCGCCGTTGGTAAAATGGTTTACCTCGAGCATGGCCGCCAGTTCATTGATTCTGCTGGGATCGATTTAGGTCACTACGCCTTGAGGCCACTGGACCGAGGCCACGGCGAGCCCGACATTGGGCAATACGACCAACCCTGTGAGATCTTTGGACCGTCGGCCACCGCGACACTCTATCGGCGAAGGTCACTTTTGGCGCTCTGCCCGCGGCCTTTTGATGAAGAGTTTTTCGCATATTACGAGGATGTTGATCTGGCGTGGCGTCTTGGGCGGCGTGGTTACAAGCACTTCTATGTGCCTGATGCAGTGGTGGACCACTGCCGCCGAGGCCCCGATGGAAAACCGTCTCCGCTGCGAGCGAGAGCTTTTTCCAACCGCTACCTTTTGTGGGCGAAGAATGAAAACCCATGGCGTTTCTTAAGTTACGCGCCTTTGGCTCTTAGCTGGGAAAGCGTGCGCCTTGTAAAACGCCTCTTTTCAGATCCTGCTTTGCTCAGCAGTGTCCCGAAAACACTACTGAGAAGTGCGGCCATCGTGCTGAAGCGCTCCAAGAAGCGCGGCAAGTAG
- the atpD gene encoding F0F1 ATP synthase subunit beta, giving the protein MTAEAMAAGRITQVIGPAVDVEFPAGNLPDILSALKVTNVNIDDTEDNLILEVASHIGDNTVRTLAMDSTEGLVRGTAVRQTGAPIGMPVGPEILGRILNVVGDPVDEQGAVDAKIYRPIHRDPPTFAELNVAVETFETGIKVIDLLAPYARGGKIGLFGGAGVGKTVLIMELIRNIAVARGGFSVFAGVGERTREGNDLYYEMIESGVIKVEHDENGELVKDENGKLKLKPGKSQAALIYGQMNEPPGARARVALSALTAAEYFRDDEGKDVLLFVDNIFRFTQAGSEVSALLGRIPSAVGYQPTLATEMGALQERITSTAKGSITSVQAVYVPADDLTDPAPATTFAHLDATTVLSRQISELGIYPAVDPLDSSSRLLDPQVVGEEHYNTARAVQAILQRYKELQDIIAILGMDELNDEDKAVVARARKIQKFLSQPFFVAEVFTGTPGIYVELKDTIKAFAEIVRGDHDALPEQAFYMVGTIEEAIEKAKKLTA; this is encoded by the coding sequence ATGACTGCAGAAGCTATGGCAGCCGGTCGAATTACTCAGGTCATCGGGCCTGCAGTGGACGTAGAATTTCCAGCGGGTAACTTGCCTGATATCCTCAGCGCACTCAAAGTTACCAACGTTAACATCGATGATACGGAAGATAACCTTATCCTCGAAGTAGCGTCGCACATCGGTGACAACACCGTTCGTACACTTGCGATGGACTCAACTGAAGGCCTCGTTCGCGGTACAGCTGTTCGCCAAACGGGTGCACCGATTGGTATGCCTGTTGGTCCTGAAATTCTTGGACGAATTCTAAACGTAGTTGGTGATCCAGTTGATGAGCAGGGTGCAGTTGATGCAAAAATCTACCGCCCGATTCACCGCGACCCACCAACGTTTGCTGAATTGAACGTTGCCGTTGAAACATTCGAAACAGGCATCAAGGTTATCGACCTTCTCGCTCCTTATGCTCGTGGTGGTAAAATTGGTCTCTTCGGTGGTGCCGGTGTTGGTAAAACCGTTTTGATTATGGAACTGATTCGTAACATCGCGGTTGCCCGCGGCGGTTTCTCTGTATTCGCCGGTGTTGGTGAGCGTACTCGTGAGGGTAACGACCTTTACTACGAAATGATTGAATCAGGCGTTATCAAGGTTGAGCACGACGAAAACGGCGAGCTCGTTAAAGACGAAAACGGCAAGCTCAAGCTTAAGCCAGGCAAGAGCCAGGCAGCTCTGATTTATGGTCAGATGAACGAGCCACCGGGAGCACGTGCACGTGTTGCTCTTTCTGCTCTAACTGCAGCAGAGTATTTCCGTGATGATGAAGGAAAAGATGTACTTCTTTTCGTTGATAACATCTTCCGCTTCACTCAGGCAGGTTCTGAGGTTTCCGCCCTTCTCGGTCGTATTCCTTCAGCGGTTGGTTATCAGCCCACACTTGCAACTGAAATGGGTGCACTTCAGGAACGAATTACATCAACAGCTAAGGGATCGATTACTTCGGTACAAGCTGTTTACGTACCTGCCGATGACTTGACTGACCCCGCACCAGCAACAACGTTTGCTCACTTGGATGCGACAACAGTTCTTTCTCGCCAGATTTCCGAGCTTGGTATTTACCCAGCGGTTGATCCACTGGATTCAAGTAGCCGTCTTCTTGACCCACAGGTTGTTGGTGAAGAGCACTACAACACAGCTCGCGCAGTGCAGGCAATCCTGCAACGCTACAAAGAATTGCAAGACATCATTGCAATCCTCGGTATGGATGAATTGAACGACGAAGATAAGGCAGTTGTTGCCCGTGCGCGTAAGATTCAGAAATTCCTAAGCCAGCCATTCTTCGTTGCTGAAGTCTTCACTGGTACACCGGGTATTTATGTTGAGCTTAAGGATACCATCAAGGCATTCGCTGAAATCGTTCGCGGTGACCACGATGCTCTTCCTGAGCAAGCTTTCTACATGGTTGGTACCATTGAAGAAGCAATTGAGAAGGCCAAGAAGCTCACTGCTTAA
- a CDS encoding dephospho-CoA kinase — protein MKMIGLTGGIASGKSTVTAIIRAKDIPVIDADALYHGLISPQDNQPSELALKINDAFPGVLLGDGNVNRSLLGSKVFGHPEELKKLSAITHPAVGTAFMFKVQELQEAGTALAMYDVPLLYERGMETMLAGVLVVWVPRAIQLERLMEREQIELADAEKRLASQLSLDDKKSRANWVIDNSGSRDATKKQVLEWLSDQA, from the coding sequence ATGAAGATGATCGGACTCACAGGCGGCATTGCCAGCGGCAAATCGACAGTCACGGCTATCATACGAGCCAAAGACATACCCGTCATCGATGCGGATGCGCTTTACCACGGCTTAATCTCACCCCAAGACAATCAGCCCAGTGAGTTGGCCCTTAAAATTAACGATGCCTTTCCCGGGGTGCTCTTGGGCGACGGAAATGTAAACCGTTCCCTGCTTGGCTCCAAAGTCTTCGGTCACCCAGAAGAGCTGAAAAAGCTTAGCGCAATCACCCACCCGGCGGTTGGTACCGCCTTTATGTTCAAGGTCCAAGAACTCCAAGAGGCGGGAACGGCTTTGGCTATGTACGACGTGCCACTTCTTTATGAACGCGGGATGGAAACGATGCTGGCGGGGGTCTTAGTCGTGTGGGTACCTCGCGCCATTCAGCTTGAGCGGCTGATGGAGAGAGAGCAAATCGAACTGGCCGATGCTGAAAAGAGATTGGCCTCACAGCTTTCTTTGGATGATAAAAAATCTCGAGCCAATTGGGTTATCGATAATTCAGGCAGCCGCGACGCGACAAAAAAACAAGTCTTGGAATGGTTAAGCGACCAAGCTTAA
- the atpC gene encoding ATP synthase F1 subunit epsilon: MGLEVNIVTPESPIAAGTYEEVLAPSALGEVGVLTGHRALLADLKEGLVVLQQANGSDTYAVSGGFLEVSDDRVTVLAESAENARDIDVERATKALADAESKLKSLDSAAPEYHAEMARARRATVRLQAAKHAAH, translated from the coding sequence ATGGGTCTTGAGGTAAATATTGTAACCCCAGAAAGTCCGATTGCGGCAGGAACCTATGAAGAGGTTTTGGCACCGTCGGCTTTAGGTGAAGTAGGCGTTTTAACGGGACACCGTGCCCTGCTTGCAGATCTTAAAGAAGGTTTGGTGGTTCTCCAGCAAGCAAATGGTTCAGATACCTACGCGGTAAGCGGTGGTTTTCTCGAAGTCAGTGATGACCGAGTAACTGTTCTGGCTGAAAGTGCTGAAAATGCTCGCGACATTGATGTCGAGCGAGCAACCAAGGCACTTGCTGATGCAGAGTCCAAGCTTAAATCACTTGATTCTGCTGCTCCTGAATACCATGCAGAAATGGCCAGAGCGCGCCGGGCAACCGTCCGGCTGCAAGCAGCCAAGCATGCAGCACATTGA
- the atpG gene encoding ATP synthase F1 subunit gamma: MASLRDIRDRIKSVKNTQKITGAMKLVAASKLKRAQDAINAARPYATELGQALERVAGSVTADGGDETNPLLARRKPSKALLVVLTSDRGLCGGFNSSILKRADLFFKENEGRFDSIEVATLGRRGADHFRKKAVTLHDNPGIFDGMNFRSASDLADEFSRKFLSEEYDHVYLLYNQFKSAINQIVTLDELLPVAPESTGDSADYIYEPGAAEVLESLVPRYVAILVWRAMLESQASEHGARMSAMDSATKNAIEICDKLTLEYNRARQAAITQELMEIVSGAEALN, translated from the coding sequence ATGGCATCACTCCGCGATATCCGAGACCGAATTAAATCGGTCAAGAACACGCAGAAGATTACAGGCGCCATGAAACTTGTGGCCGCCTCTAAACTTAAACGTGCTCAAGACGCAATCAACGCTGCTCGGCCTTATGCGACAGAACTTGGACAAGCTTTAGAGCGTGTTGCAGGTAGTGTCACAGCTGACGGCGGCGACGAAACGAACCCGCTTTTAGCGCGTCGTAAGCCAAGTAAAGCTCTGTTGGTGGTTTTAACCAGTGACCGAGGTTTATGCGGCGGTTTCAACTCAAGCATCCTCAAGCGTGCCGATCTCTTCTTTAAAGAGAACGAAGGGCGATTCGATTCAATCGAAGTCGCAACTCTTGGCCGCCGAGGTGCAGATCACTTTCGTAAGAAAGCTGTGACGCTGCATGATAACCCAGGCATTTTTGATGGCATGAACTTCCGTTCTGCTTCTGATTTGGCGGATGAGTTTTCACGCAAGTTCTTGAGCGAAGAGTACGACCACGTTTATCTGCTCTACAACCAGTTCAAAAGTGCAATCAATCAGATTGTAACTTTGGATGAGCTTTTGCCTGTGGCACCGGAATCAACCGGTGACTCGGCGGACTACATCTATGAGCCGGGTGCGGCTGAAGTGCTTGAAAGCTTGGTTCCTCGCTACGTAGCCATTTTGGTTTGGCGAGCAATGCTTGAAAGTCAGGCATCTGAGCATGGTGCGCGAATGAGCGCCATGGATTCAGCGACGAAGAACGCTATCGAAATCTGCGACAAGTTGACGCTCGAATACAACCGAGCGCGCCAAGCCGCGATTACTCAGGAATTGATGGAAATCGTAAGTGGAGCGGAAGCTCTTAACTAA
- a CDS encoding F0F1 ATP synthase subunit alpha yields MQIRAEEISSIIKEQIADYDRRVEVAETGTILSIGDGIARVYGLRAAMAGETVEFSDGTKGIVLNLEAGNVGIAVMGSGYGLKEGGIVKRTGEIASVPVGPEMLGRVVNALGQPIDGKGDLNAKLSSRLEVKAPGILPRKSVHEPMQTGLKAIDSMIPVGRGQRELIIGDRQTGKTAIAIDTIINQKTTGVKCIYVAIGQKQSTVAQVVDKLKSHGAMEYTTVVSAPAAAPAPMQFLAPYAGVTMGEYFRDNGQHALIIYDDLSKQAVAYRQLSLLLRRPPGREAYPGDVFYIHSRLLERAAKMSDAEGGGSLTALPIIETQAGDVSAYVPTNVISITDGQIFLESNLFAAGQRPAVNVGISVSRVGGAAQIKAMKKVAGTLRLTLAQFRELAAFAQFGSDLDKATQEQLAAGERLVEMLKQGQYVPLTVGHQVIQLYAGTKNIPGESKTWVRDIPTNNMKRYCSELESFVSAKHADVVALIEEVGDLKPKVVEAIEKVLKEFNDGFNTSN; encoded by the coding sequence ATGCAGATTCGTGCCGAAGAAATCAGTAGCATTATTAAAGAGCAAATCGCCGATTACGATCGACGAGTAGAAGTCGCCGAAACTGGCACGATACTCTCAATCGGTGATGGTATTGCCCGCGTTTATGGCCTTCGTGCCGCAATGGCAGGTGAGACCGTCGAATTCTCTGACGGAACCAAAGGTATCGTCCTTAACCTTGAAGCAGGCAACGTAGGTATTGCTGTCATGGGTTCTGGTTACGGCCTTAAAGAAGGTGGCATCGTTAAGAGAACTGGCGAGATTGCTTCTGTGCCGGTTGGACCTGAGATGCTTGGCCGCGTTGTAAACGCACTGGGTCAGCCTATCGATGGAAAAGGCGACCTCAACGCTAAGCTCAGCAGCCGTTTGGAAGTTAAGGCCCCTGGTATTCTTCCTCGTAAGTCGGTTCATGAGCCGATGCAAACTGGCCTCAAGGCGATTGACTCAATGATTCCTGTTGGCCGCGGCCAGCGTGAGCTTATCATTGGTGACCGTCAAACCGGTAAAACTGCGATTGCAATCGATACCATCATCAACCAGAAGACCACTGGCGTAAAATGTATTTACGTTGCGATTGGTCAAAAGCAATCAACGGTTGCACAGGTTGTTGATAAGCTTAAGAGCCACGGTGCAATGGAATACACCACGGTTGTTTCAGCTCCGGCTGCAGCACCTGCTCCGATGCAGTTCCTCGCTCCTTATGCGGGTGTAACCATGGGCGAGTATTTCCGCGACAACGGTCAGCACGCACTTATCATTTATGATGATTTGTCGAAGCAAGCAGTTGCTTATCGTCAGCTTTCACTTCTCCTTCGTCGTCCTCCTGGCCGTGAAGCATATCCTGGTGATGTATTCTACATTCACTCTCGTTTGCTTGAGCGTGCAGCGAAGATGTCTGATGCAGAAGGCGGTGGTTCTTTGACTGCACTTCCAATCATTGAAACACAGGCCGGTGACGTTTCAGCTTACGTTCCGACCAACGTTATCTCGATTACAGATGGTCAGATCTTCTTGGAATCGAACCTCTTCGCAGCTGGTCAGCGCCCCGCTGTAAACGTCGGTATTTCGGTATCACGTGTTGGTGGCGCCGCGCAGATTAAAGCGATGAAGAAGGTTGCTGGTACACTCCGACTAACACTTGCTCAGTTCCGCGAACTTGCAGCATTTGCTCAGTTTGGTTCCGACCTCGACAAAGCAACTCAAGAGCAGCTTGCTGCTGGTGAGCGCTTGGTAGAGATGCTGAAGCAGGGACAATACGTACCGCTTACAGTTGGACACCAGGTTATTCAGCTTTATGCAGGAACGAAGAACATTCCTGGCGAGAGCAAGACTTGGGTTCGCGACATCCCAACAAACAACATGAAACGCTACTGTTCAGAGCTCGAAAGCTTTGTAAGTGCGAAGCATGCAGATGTTGTAGCGCTTATCGAAGAAGTAGGTGACCTGAAGCCTAAGGTGGTTGAAGCCATCGAAAAAGTGCTTAAGGAATTCAATGACGGTTTCAACACGAGTAACTGA
- the atpH gene encoding ATP synthase F1 subunit delta, whose amino-acid sequence MSAAGKRYARAAVEAALERAGVTAVEGLSKGIILFQQAYAESAELREIIENPSLKNVREDILKKILAKVDAGQETTNLVLLLAKNNRMAHLDDVVQDLLAIADEKAGRLRALVKSAIALSPDQEKRIAGALQNRLGKPVSIETTVDPTLLGGLVCQVGDLTLDNSVKRQLELVRDRLQTGAA is encoded by the coding sequence ATGAGTGCAGCAGGCAAGCGATATGCCCGTGCAGCCGTAGAAGCGGCACTTGAGCGTGCAGGCGTAACGGCAGTTGAAGGGCTCTCAAAAGGAATTATCCTATTTCAGCAAGCTTACGCTGAAAGTGCAGAGCTTCGTGAAATCATCGAAAACCCATCTTTGAAAAATGTCCGTGAAGACATTCTCAAGAAAATTCTAGCGAAGGTGGATGCAGGGCAGGAAACGACCAACTTGGTTTTATTGCTCGCAAAAAACAATCGAATGGCACATTTGGATGATGTGGTTCAGGATTTACTGGCCATTGCTGACGAAAAAGCCGGACGACTTCGCGCACTCGTAAAGAGTGCAATCGCGCTCAGCCCAGATCAAGAAAAACGTATTGCAGGAGCGCTTCAAAACCGCCTCGGCAAGCCTGTTTCAATTGAAACCACAGTTGACCCAACTCTTCTCGGAGGCCTGGTTTGCCAGGTGGGTGACTTAACTCTGGACAACAGCGTTAAACGACAACTCGAATTGGTTCGCGACCGCCTCCAAACGGGCGCCGCCTAA
- the rfbC gene encoding dTDP-4-dehydrorhamnose 3,5-epimerase, with protein MAFQRTTTELDGLIVLEPKVFGDHRGYFKETFRDSDFQELGLPLFVQENESRSKAGVLRGLHYQLQPASLTKLVRCVRGAIFDVAVDIRKSSPTYGKWHGVELSEENHKMFLVPDGFAHGFLTLREDTVIVYKQTDYYTPELERAVLWRDPALNIQWPLTDPLLSSKDEEAKPLAEVENNFD; from the coding sequence ATGGCGTTTCAAAGAACAACTACAGAGCTTGATGGCTTGATTGTTTTGGAGCCGAAAGTCTTCGGAGATCACCGCGGGTATTTTAAAGAAACTTTTCGTGACTCAGACTTCCAAGAGCTCGGGCTTCCCCTATTTGTTCAGGAGAATGAAAGTAGGTCGAAGGCTGGAGTGTTGCGAGGCCTTCACTACCAACTTCAGCCGGCAAGTCTGACGAAGCTGGTGCGTTGTGTACGCGGTGCTATTTTTGATGTGGCCGTCGATATTCGTAAGAGTAGCCCGACGTATGGCAAGTGGCACGGCGTCGAACTTAGCGAAGAAAATCACAAAATGTTTTTGGTACCAGATGGCTTTGCTCACGGTTTTTTAACGCTGCGAGAAGACACGGTCATCGTTTACAAACAAACGGACTACTACACTCCCGAATTAGAGCGCGCGGTATTATGGCGTGACCCAGCCCTGAATATTCAGTGGCCCCTGACGGACCCACTTTTAAGCAGCAAAGACGAAGAGGCCAAGCCTTTGGCGGAAGTGGAAAATAATTTTGATTAA
- the rfbA gene encoding glucose-1-phosphate thymidylyltransferase RfbA, translating to MKGIILAGGSGTRLHPLTLATSKQLMPVYDKPMVYYPLSTLMLSGVTEVLLISTPEDLPQFKKLLGDGSALGIRIEYAEQPKPEGLAQAFLIGESFINGDPVSLILGDNLFYGYGLANRLQAVAERKGTSTIFGYWVKDPNRYGVVEFDDKGLAISLEEKPEHPKSHYAVPGLYYYDERVVALAKALKPSPRGELEITDLNRLYLEDESLQVEIMGRGIAWLDTGTHQSLLQASHFIQTVEERQGLKIGCIEEVAYRMGTIDHAQFCKLGEALSKSGYGQYILQLAKELSVSP from the coding sequence GTGAAGGGAATTATATTGGCCGGTGGTTCTGGAACCCGTCTGCACCCTTTGACACTTGCGACCAGTAAGCAGCTGATGCCGGTTTACGACAAACCGATGGTCTATTACCCGCTTTCAACCTTGATGCTTTCAGGTGTTACTGAAGTCCTCCTGATTTCAACCCCAGAGGATTTACCGCAGTTTAAGAAATTGCTCGGTGATGGCAGCGCGCTTGGCATTCGAATTGAATACGCCGAGCAGCCTAAGCCAGAAGGTTTAGCTCAGGCATTTCTGATTGGTGAATCATTTATAAACGGTGACCCGGTCAGCTTGATTTTAGGGGATAACCTTTTCTACGGTTACGGCCTAGCCAATCGGCTGCAAGCGGTCGCTGAGCGCAAAGGCACTTCCACTATCTTTGGTTATTGGGTGAAAGATCCTAACCGATATGGCGTGGTAGAATTCGACGATAAAGGCTTAGCGATTAGCTTAGAAGAAAAGCCTGAACACCCCAAAAGCCATTACGCTGTTCCGGGCCTCTATTATTATGACGAGCGTGTTGTGGCGCTGGCCAAAGCTTTAAAGCCATCTCCGCGGGGCGAGCTCGAAATCACAGACTTAAACCGTTTGTATCTTGAGGATGAAAGTCTGCAGGTTGAAATCATGGGCCGTGGTATTGCCTGGCTCGATACAGGCACTCATCAATCGCTGCTGCAGGCGAGTCATTTCATCCAAACGGTGGAAGAACGCCAGGGTTTGAAGATCGGGTGTATTGAAGAAGTAGCCTACCGAATGGGAACCATCGATCATGCTCAATTTTGCAAGCTTGGTGAGGCATTAAGTAAATCTGGTTATGGTCAGTACATTCTTCAGCTGGCCAAGGAGCTTTCAGTTTCCCCTTAA
- a CDS encoding OmpA family protein, with translation MVKFFKSLSLLCFFVVMIPHGAQAYEVDIQLFKPATGTGSLWSTESAQMGKHLGYRAGLQLQYARDPLVLSISQSAGSQGEVGALVANRFDAALTLTVALWEWVEVGLSVPLILQGGAEGEAFDAAGLEVGLGALSAVSVGDIRVVPRSKLFGLGDGALDVAVGVGVVLPSGSAAYAGEGGVSLEPALYISSHKGLMTAHINAGFRYRKPATIETLTISNEIFWNLGASVDLIGLQGEAFTLSAVGEFFGRTDASEPFGIGGDENSAAMSALTPMGFMAGARMTVDGTWSVGLGAGGGMHPGYGTAAPRLMMELSYNSAGSMALDTDGDGLSDDRDECISKPEDLDGFEDDDGCPDSDNDGDMVLDEDDACPNDPEDRDGIRDDDGCPDVDDDGDGVPDETDKCPGDQEDLDGFQDEDGCADFDNDGDGFADGADRCPMEAEDLDGFQDEDGCPDLDNDLDGVPDLTDACPLYPEDLDGVEDTDGCAEDNDRDGILDALDKCPLKPETYNFESDTDGCPDKGKYPAYVSVGEGRLEFQQPVAFKYRGLKLTVKGKRVLLQVAAIIKAHKHWTKILVVTHVNSLSSKRKNQKFSKTRAAVVERFLKKQGISSDRLVLVPRGSTAGEKSDRVDFVVEEEEPLGTPVGNVTEPATVPTPGIDFEMQF, from the coding sequence ATGGTGAAATTCTTCAAGTCTCTAAGTCTACTGTGTTTCTTTGTGGTGATGATTCCGCACGGGGCGCAGGCTTACGAAGTCGATATCCAGCTTTTTAAGCCGGCAACGGGAACAGGCAGTCTGTGGAGCACTGAATCGGCTCAAATGGGTAAACATTTGGGTTACCGAGCAGGTCTTCAGCTTCAATACGCCCGAGACCCTTTGGTTTTAAGTATCAGCCAGTCGGCAGGCAGCCAAGGTGAAGTTGGTGCACTTGTGGCCAATCGGTTCGATGCCGCTTTAACGCTCACCGTTGCCTTATGGGAATGGGTTGAGGTTGGCCTGAGCGTCCCCCTGATTTTACAAGGCGGCGCCGAGGGTGAAGCTTTTGATGCTGCCGGGCTCGAAGTCGGTTTGGGCGCGCTAAGTGCTGTTTCAGTAGGTGATATTCGTGTGGTGCCTCGCTCAAAACTTTTTGGTTTGGGCGATGGAGCACTTGATGTAGCGGTGGGTGTAGGCGTTGTCTTGCCAAGTGGCAGCGCAGCCTATGCCGGTGAAGGCGGCGTGTCCTTGGAGCCCGCACTTTATATATCGTCCCATAAAGGTTTGATGACGGCTCATATCAATGCAGGCTTTCGCTATCGAAAACCTGCCACCATTGAAACGCTTACCATATCCAATGAGATTTTTTGGAACCTTGGAGCGAGTGTCGATTTGATTGGCCTTCAGGGCGAAGCTTTTACGTTAAGCGCGGTTGGTGAATTTTTTGGACGTACCGATGCCAGCGAACCTTTTGGAATCGGTGGTGACGAAAACTCAGCGGCGATGAGCGCGCTTACGCCCATGGGCTTTATGGCCGGCGCTCGCATGACTGTCGATGGTACATGGAGTGTCGGGCTTGGAGCCGGCGGCGGGATGCATCCTGGTTATGGTACCGCGGCGCCTCGTCTGATGATGGAGCTGAGTTATAATTCAGCGGGCAGTATGGCACTTGATACCGATGGCGATGGGCTTTCCGATGACCGAGATGAGTGTATCAGTAAACCAGAAGATCTAGACGGCTTTGAAGACGACGATGGATGTCCCGACTCAGACAATGACGGTGATATGGTGCTCGACGAAGATGACGCCTGCCCCAACGATCCAGAAGATAGAGATGGTATTCGCGACGACGACGGCTGCCCTGATGTTGACGATGATGGCGATGGCGTACCGGACGAAACCGATAAGTGCCCAGGTGACCAAGAAGATTTGGATGGCTTCCAGGATGAGGATGGCTGCGCTGATTTCGACAATGACGGTGATGGTTTTGCCGATGGAGCGGACCGGTGCCCAATGGAAGCCGAGGATTTAGATGGCTTTCAGGATGAGGACGGTTGCCCTGATTTAGATAACGACCTCGATGGGGTGCCTGATTTAACGGACGCCTGCCCTCTATACCCAGAAGACCTTGATGGAGTTGAGGACACCGATGGCTGTGCTGAGGACAACGACCGCGACGGTATTCTAGATGCGTTGGACAAGTGCCCACTCAAGCCAGAAACTTATAATTTTGAGTCCGACACCGATGGTTGTCCAGACAAGGGCAAGTATCCTGCCTACGTAAGCGTGGGTGAGGGTCGCCTGGAGTTTCAGCAACCCGTGGCGTTTAAGTACCGGGGCCTTAAGCTAACGGTGAAAGGCAAGCGGGTTCTTTTACAAGTCGCGGCTATTATTAAGGCGCACAAACATTGGACCAAAATCCTTGTTGTCACCCACGTAAATTCGCTGAGCTCGAAACGCAAGAATCAGAAGTTTAGCAAAACACGAGCCGCGGTGGTCGAACGCTTCTTGAAGAAGCAAGGTATCTCGTCGGATCGACTTGTATTGGTACCGCGCGGATCTACAGCCGGTGAAAAATCTGACCGAGTTGATTTTGTGGTGGAAGAAGAAGAGCCACTGGGTACGCCCGTTGGTAACGTAACTGAGCCGGCTACTGTTCCGACTCCAGGCATCGATTTTGAGATGCAGTTTTAA